The genomic DNA CCGAAGGCGCCGGGCGTCGACGCGGCCGGCGGGGGCTGTCTCGCCGCCCCGGTCCGCTGGGTGGTGCTGATCCTCGTGGTGCCCGTCCGGGCGGTGTGGGACGTGCTCGTGGCCGCCCTGAAGGGGCTCGGCACGGTGCTTCTGTGGTTGGCGGAGCGCCTGGTGGCCTGGCCCGCGGTCTGGCTGTACCACAGGGTGCTGACGCCGCTGGGCCGTGGCGTTGCGTGGGTCTGGCGGTGGGTGGTCGTCGCCCCCGTGGCGTGGGTGTGGCGGTGGCTGGTCGTGACGCCGGCCGCCTGGCTGTACGCGAACCTCATGACCCCCACCGGACACGGCCTGCGGTGGCTGCTGCACCACCTCGTCGTCGTCCCCGCGATCGCACTCCACCGCTACGTCCTGCGCCCCGTCGGCCGCTGGATCGCCGCCGCGATCGACGCCACGGCGGCGGGGCTGGTGTGGGCGTGGGACCGGCTGGTGGTGGCGCCGCTGTCGCTGCTCTGGTCGTACGTCCTGAAGCCCCTCGGCAGGGGCCTCCTCTGGGTGCTCCGCATGCTCCTCACCGCGGTCGGCCGGGTGCTGCACATGCTCCTCGTCCCCTTCCTCCTCCTCTGGCGCTACGTGATCGCCCCCGTCTGGCCCATCGCCGGGCGCATCACCCGCTGGTTCTGGAACGCCACCGCCCGCCCCCTGGGCCGGACCGTCCGCAGCGCCTGGCGCACCGTCAGGGACGCCTTCGCGGCGGCGCGTGCCACGGCCCGCCGCACCCGCCTGGAACTGCGCGCCGCGCTCTTCGGCGGCCCGCGGAATCCCGCTCCCGAGGCGGCGCGGCGCCCGCCGGGACCGGCGCCGGCGGACACCCCCGCGCCCGCCGTGGACCTGGGCAAGCACGGGCCCGGGCACCGCTGACCGCCCGCTCCGCGGCGGCACCGGCGGCCAACGCGGCGGCCGTACGACGTAGATGAAAGGCCGACTGAGCGGAGCCGCCGGAAAAGCGGGCACGTACCCTGGGGGCAGGACAAGCTCACGGACGAAGGACTGAACGACTCTGGGCAAGCGACAGCCCGAAGGCCCGCCGCCCGCACCCGCGGTGCAGCGCATCCGACTCCGCTACACCAAGCGCGGCCGCCTCCGGTTCAACAGCCACCGCGACTTCCAGCGCGCCTTCGAGCGGGCGCTGCGCCGGGCCGAGGTGCCCATGGCGTACTCCGCGGGATTCACCCCCCACCCCAAGGTCTCGTACGCGAACGCGGCCCCCACGGGGACGGCGAGCGAAGCCGAGTACTTGGAGATCGCGCTCACCGAGGCCCGCGACCCGGAGCTGCTGCGCGCGCTGCTCGACGAGTCCCTGCCCACCGGGCTCGACGTCGTCGACGCCGTCGAGGCCCGCGCTCCGGGACTCGCCGACCGGCTGGGGGCTTCGGTGTGGGAGCTGCGGCTCGACGGCGTGCCGCCCGCCACGGCGCAGGAGGCGGTCCGCGCCTTCCTCGCCGCGGAGACGGTCGAGGTGGAACGGCAGACGAAAAAGGGGATGAGGACCTTCGACACGCGCGGCGCGGTGGCCGCGCTCGACGTGCTCCCGGCCGGGGGCGATAGGCCGCAGGCGGGTCCTTGTGCGATACTGCGGCTGGTAGTGCGGCACCTGACACCTGCCGTACGACCCGACGACGTCCTGTCCGGCCTGCGAGTCGCGGCTGACCTGGCGCCGCCGGTCCCGGCAGCGGTGACCAGGCTGGCGCAGGGGCCGCTCGACGCGGAGACCGGCACGGTGACCGATCCGCTCGCGCCGGACCGCGACGATGCCACGGCCCTCGCCGCCACACCGCAGGTCGCGAACGGAACCCCGCCCACGGCAGGGGACGGCACCGGGTAGGGACGGTGTCGAAGCGCCGCCGGTGGACGAGGGAGCCACCCCGGACCCGGCAGGCGCATGGACCAGCAGACTTTCGCCGGTCCGCCCGAGGAGGGCGGGTCCGGCGAGCGAGACAAGAGCCCTCGCGCGGCGCATACGTCCCGGGCGGTGGCCCTGTGCACGGCACGGGCGCCGCCGCCGTACGGGGGGTGGCGCCCGGGGGCGTGACGGGAGAACCGCCCGCATGCTCGAACCGATTGAGCCTACGGAAGCGCAGTCGCCTTCCGGGGGCATCACCGGCGATGCCGGAGCCGCCGTCGGCGGCCCGCTCGACACCCCCAGCGACCGCCTGCCCTTCCGCCGCCGGCGTGCGGCGGCGGAGTCGGCGGGGGAGGTGCCGCAGAGAGCGACGGAGCCGACCACCGGAGAACCGGGGCCGGCACTGACGTATGAGCCCGCCGGAGAGCCGGCGGACCCGGGCGCGCCCGGGTCCGTGCTCGCCGAGCCGGTAGAGGACGTAGTCGAGGCCGCCGGGTCGCCCGCGGCCGTGGACAGCGAGATCACCGCCGGGACGGCGGCGGCGGAGCCGGGTTCCGGCACCGCGGCCGCCGCGCCGGCGAGGCGTTCGCGGCGCAGGGTCGTACGCGACGCCGGCACGCCGGAGGCTGCCGCACCGGACACCGTCGTGGTGCCGGTGGGCGAGCAGCCCGGGCCCGCGGCGTCCGGGCACACGGTGCCCGTAGCCGGCGGGGAGCCGGCCGCCGAGGCCGCGCCGCCGCGGAGGCGGCGGGTCGTACGGGACGCGGGGACGCCGCAGGCGGCGGCCGCCGCCGAGTCCGTACCGCAGCCCGCCGCGGCCGGTGACGCCGCCACCACCACAGACCACCATGACAGCACCAACGAGGGAGCCCACACCGTGGCCGACAACGAAACAGAGGCCGACGGCGCCGACTCTTCCGCCGATTCCGGCCCGCGCCGCAAGCGCCGCCGGGTGACCCGCACGGCGGGCACCCCGGCCACCGGCACGGAGGCCGCGGCGCAGCCGGCGGCACCGGAACAGGCCGACGAGGCCGCGCCGCAGGCGGAGACGGAGGCCGGGACCGGCCCCGCCGCCGACGCCAGGCCGGAGCCGGACGCCGACGCCGCCCCGAAGGGGCGCAAGCGCCGCCGGGTCGTACGCAGCGCCGGTACCCCGGAGGCCGTGGAACCGGCCGCCGACGCCGCCCAGACCGCGCCCGCCGAGACCTCGGCGGCCGACGAGGAGCCGGCACCGCGCACCCGTCGCGTACGCCGCCGCAAGACCGACGCCGAGGCCGCCGACGCCGCGGAGACCGCGGCCGACGCCGCGCCCGGCGACCAGACCACCGCCGCGCCCGCCGCCGAGGACGCCGCCGAGCCCGCCGCGGGCACCCGGCGCCGCAGGTCCCGCCGGGTCACGGCGCCCGCGGGCGAGCCGACCCACGTCGAGCCCGCCGCGGAAGCCCCGGCGCCCGCCGCCGCCGAGACCGAGACCGAGCCCGCTGCCGAGCCCGCTGCCGAGGCCGCTGCCGAGGCCGGGCCCGCCGCCCCCCGCCGCCGCAGCCGCCGCGTGACCGCTCCGGCGGGCGAGCCGGCCGCCGACGCCGCGAGCACCTCCGCGGAGGCCGCCGACGAGACCCCCGCGGACTCCGGCACCGGCCGTCGCCGCAGCCGCCGCGCGACCGCCCCGGCGGGCGAGTCCGCCGCCGAGGCCGGCACCGCCGCCGAGCCGGTCGCCGAGGAGGCGCCCGCCGACTCCGGCACCACCCGCCGCCGTACCCGCCGGGCCGCCGGCGCGGCCGCCGAGGAGGCCGCCGAGACCGAGTCCGCCGCCCCCCGCCGCCGTACCCGCAGGGCCGCCGCCGCGGGCGAGCCCGCGACGGGCGAGCAGCCCGCGCCCGCCGAGGCCGCCGCCGAGCCCGACGCCGCGCCCCGCCGGCGCACCCGCCGCGCTGCTGCCGCCGCCGAGCCGGCCGCTGACGACACCGCCGGGCAGTTCTCCGACGGCGGCGAGCAGGCGCCCGGCTTCGGTGCCGCGCCGCTCGCGCTGTTCCAGGCGCCCGTCTTCACCGAGCCCGCGTTCCAGACCCCGCAGCGCGCCGCCGCCGAGGCGGCGGTGGGGCCCGAGGAGGCCGAGGAGCCCGAGGACGTCGAGGAGACCGGGGCCGGGGCGGAAACCGGGACCGAGGTGATCGGCGAGACCGAGGACGGCGCCGCCGAGGACCGCGACGAGCAGGAGGAGGACGGGGACGACCGCGGCCGCCGCCGGCGCCGCCGCGGTGGGCGGCGCAGGCGCCGCGGCGAGGGCGCCGAGGACGGCGATCGCGGCGACGAGGCCGCCGAGGACGGTGCGGACGCCCGCGAGGCCGACGCCGAAGCCGCGGAGGACGAGGCCGAGGACGGCGAGCGCGCCCGGGGTGGCTCCTCCAGCACCAGCAGCCGCAGGCGCCGCCGCCGGCGGCGCCGTACCGAGGGCGCGGAAGGCTCCGAGGGGGCGCCCGACGACCCGGAGCGCACCGTTGTCAAGGTCCGCGAGCCCCGCGCCAAGTCCGAGCCCAGCGACGAGGTGCAGTCCATCAAGGGCTCCACCCGGCTGGAGGCCAAGAAGCAGCGCCGCCGCGAGGGCCGCGAGCAGGGCCGGCGGCGGGTGCCGATCATCACCGAGGCCGAGTTCCTGGCCCGCCGCGAGGCGGTGGAGCGCGTGATGGTGGTGCGCCAGCAGGGCGACCGTACGCAGATCGGCGTGCTGGAGGACAACGTCCTCGTCGAGCACTACGTCAACAAGGAGCAGTCGGCGTCGTACGTCGGCAACGTCTACCTCGGCAAGGTGCAGAACGTCCTGCCCTCCATGGAGGCCGCGTTCGTCGACATCGGCAAGGGCCGCAACGCCGTCCTCTACGCCGGCGAGGTCAACTTCGAGGCCCTCGGCCTCGCCCACAGCCCCCGCCGCATCGAGCACGCGCTGAAGTCCGGCCAGTCCGTCCTGGTCCAGGTCACCAAGGACCCCATCGGCCACAAGGGCGCCCGCCTGACCAGTCAGGTCTCGCTGCCGGGGCGCTACCTCGTGTACGTGCCCGAGGGCTCGATGACCGGCATCAGCCGCAAGCTGCCCGACACCGAGCGGGCCCGGCTGAAGACCATCCTCAAGAAGATCGTCCCCGAGGACGCGGGCGTCATCGTCCGTACGGCCGCCGAGGGCGCCAGCGAGGACGAGCTGCGCCGGGACGTGGAGCGGCTGCAGAAGCAGTGGGAGGACATCCGCAAGAAGGCGAAGAGCGGGAACGCGCCCACGCTGCTGTACGGCGAGCCGGACATGACCGTCCGCGTCGTCCGCGACATCTTCAACGAGGACTTCTCCAAGGTCATCGTCAGCGGCGCGAAGGGGTGGGACACCATCCAGGGCTACGTCTCGCACGTGGCACCCGACCTCGTGGAGCGGCTGTCGAAGTGGACGTCCGAGGTGGACGTCTTCGCCACGTACCGGATCGACGAGCAACTGATGAAGGCGCTGGACCGCAAGGTGTGGCTGCCGTCGGGCGGTTCGCTGGTGATCGACAGGACCGAGGCGATGGTCGTGGTCGACGTCAACACCGGCAAGTTCACCGGCCAGGGCGGGAACCTGGAGGAGACGGTCACCAGGAACAACCTGGAGGCGGCCGAGGAGATCGTGCGGCAGCTCCGGCTGCGGGACCTCGGCGGCATCATCGTGATCGACTTCATCGACATGGTGCTGGAGTCCAACCGGGACCTGGTGCTGCGCAGGCTGCTGGAGTGCCTGGGCCGCGACCGGACGAAGCACCAGGTCGCGGAGGTGACGTCGCTGGGCCTGGTGCAGATGACCCGCAAGCGGGTCGGGCAGGGCCTGCTGGAGTCGTTCTCCGAGCCGTGCGCGCACTGCAACGGGCGGGGCGTGATCGTGCACATGGACCAGGCCACGGCGGCCGGGGCCGGCGGCGGCAAGCGGAAGAAGAAGGGCAAGGAAGGCAAGGAAGGCAAGGAAGCAGCGAAGGACGTCAGGGAAGTCCAGGGCGGCGAGGCGGCGGCGGCCAAGGCCGCGCCCGCGGAGCCGGCGGCCGCCGAGCCCGTCGAGGTGGAGCGGCCGGAGGCCGGCGAGCCCGCGGAGGCGGTACGGCCGGCCCGTACGCGGCGGCGGGTGACCCGCAAGGCGATGTCGCCGGGCGGCGCGCCGCAGCCGGCGGAGCCCGCGGCCGCGGAGCCGGCTGCGGCCCCCGTGGCGGCCGTGGAGCCCGCGGCGGCACCGGAGACGGCCGCCGCGGAGGCGGAGGCCGCGGAGAAGCCCCGGGCCCGTAAGAAGACCGCCGCCAAGCGCGCCTCCGCCAAGAAGGCCACGGCGAAGAAGGCCGCGGCCAAGAAGACGGCGAAGACCACCGCGAAGAAGGCCGCGACCAAGTCCGCCGCCACCAAGACGGCGACGAAGGCCACGGCGAAGAAGTCGGCGAAGAAGTCGGTCAAGAAGACCGCCGCGGCCGAGCAGGGCTCCCCGCCCTCGGTCTCCGTCACCACGGAGGACTGAGGCCGCCCGCGCGCCTGTCGTACGCCCCTCGCCCCGCCGGTCCGCCGGCGGGGCGAGGGGCTTTCTGTCCCCCTTTGTCCGCTCGCTTGACATGGCTCCCGGCGCCGGTTTGGATACACCGCACTCGAACGCGCGGGCGCCCCCACCGCACGGCAGTCGAGGCAGCAGGCAGCCGTGCACCCCAGGGGGTCTTTCTTCCATGTCCGTGTTCAAGCCCACCGGGCGCCACCGTGCCGTCTCGCCGCGCAAGGGCGCGCGCCAGGCCGTCGCGCTGGCCACCGTCCTGTCCGCGGCCGGCGCGCACGCCGTGAGCAGCGCGGGCGGCGCGGCCGCGGAGCCGCGGGTGTGGATCGAGGGGCCGATCTTCAACGACCCGCTGGGCACCGTGGACGAGCAGCACGCGATCCGCACCCGGCTGATCGAGCTGACCGACGCGGCGGTCCCCGGCTCGGTGATCAAGGTGGCGGTCTACCACATCTGGGAGCAGCCGGTCGTGGACGCGCTCGTACGCGCCCGCGCGCGCGGCGTGAACGTGCAGGTGCTGCTGGACGAGTCGAGCCGCAGCGACCGGCCGGACAACACCATGTACGCGAGCCTGAAGGCGGCGCTCGGCACCAGCACGACGGCGGGGTCGTTCGTCAGGCTCTGCCCGGTCGACAAGTCCTGCCTCGGCGACCCGAAGTTCGGGGCGTCGATCATGCACAACAAGTTCTGGCTCTTCTCGGAGGTCGAGGGTGCCCGGAACGTCGTCGTCCAGACCACCTCCAACTCCACCCCTTCCGCGCACACGAAGTTCTTCAACGACGCGCTGCTGCTGCCGGACAACCCGGCGATGTACGGGGCGTACGCGGAGTACTTCCGCGACATGGTCGGCGCCCAGTGGTCGACCTGGCGCTACCGCGCGGTGACCGCCAACAACGGCCTCTACAAGGCGTACTTCTTCCCCCGGGCCGGCACCACCAACAGCACGGACACGATCCACGCCGTCCTCGACAACGTGCGGTGCACGTACAAGGACCCCGCCGGAGTGACCCAGCGCACCCTGGTCCGGGTCGCGATCTTCAAGATCACCCGCAAGGCGATCGCCGACAAGCTCGTGGCGCTGAAGAAGGCGGGCTGCGGCGTCAGCCTCGTCTACGCCGAGTCCGACAGCGCGAAGAGCCAGGGCGGCACCCGCGGCACCTGGGAGGTGCTGCACGCCTCCGGCGGGCCCTCGCTGCGCTGCTACAACGACGACCGCGACCCGCAGAACCCGGGCCAGAAGCTGACCACGCCGTACATCGTGCACAACAAGTACGTGCTGATCGACGGCATGTACGCCGGCTCCCGGGACAAGCTGGTCTTCACCGGCTCGCAGAACTTCACCGGCCCCGCTCTGCGCGAGAACGACGAGGCCGTCGTCAAGATCGACAGCGACCCCGTGCACGACACGTACCTCGGCCACTACACCTCGGTGCGGGATGTTGCGTGGCCCGGGACGGCGGACAAGACGAACCTGTGCCAGGGCGTGAAGTCGCTGCCCCAGGACGGCGAGCGTCCCCTCCGGTAGACCGGTTTGACCAGGCGGTCAAGGGGCCCGTAATCTGGAGCGTCGGCGTGTCTGTATGGCACGCCAGGCTCCTGAGCAACTCCCTCCCGCAGTCTCCTCGTGAGCGGCGGGAGAGGCCGCTCATCCCATGCGTCCCGGCCGAGCGGCTGGCATCAGGGGTCTCCGTCGCGACTGAGGAAGAGAGCTGAAGCGCGTGTACGCGATCGTGCGCACCGGCGGCCGCCAGCAGAAGGTTTCTGTGGGCGACGTCATCGAGGTAGACCGGTTGGCCAGCAAGAGTGTCGGCGACAGCGTCGAGCTCTCCACCCTGCTCGTCGTCGACGGCGAGACCGTGACCAGCGACCCCTGGGTCCTGGACGGGGTGAAGGTCCAGGCCGAGGTGGTGGACCACCACAAGGGCGACAAGATCGACATCCTGAAGTACAAGAACAAGACCGGTTACCGCAAGCGGATCGGTCACCGTCAGTTGCACACCGCGCTGAAGATCACCCAGATCCCCGCGCCGGCCGCGAAGTAAGGACTGAGGAGAGATGGCACACAAGAAGGGCGCATCGTCCACTCGGAACGGTCGCGACTCCAACGCCCAGCGGCTCGGCGTCAAGCGCTTCGGCGGTCAGGCCGTCGGCGCCGGCGAGATCATCATCCGGCAGCGCGGCACCAAGTTCCACCCGGGCACGGGCGTGGGCCGCGGCGGCGACGACACGCTGTTCGCGCTGATCCCCGGCTCGGTCCAGTTCGGCACCAGCCGCGGCCGCAAGGTCGTGAACATCGTCCCGGCCGCCGAGTAAGCACCGGCTCCGGACACCACACACCTGATCCGAGGGCGGTCCGCCGCTCCGCACGTGCCACGGACGACGTGCGGGGAAGCCGGGCCGCCCTCGGCGCGTTCCCATGACGTCGTAGGGCACGCTCGTCCCGTACGGCACGACCGTTCCGTACGACACCGAACGACCTCCGATCGCACCTCAACGCCGGGAGGCACACCCTCATGACCACCTTCGTGGACCGCGTCCCCCTGCACGTGGCCGCGGGCAACGGGGGACACGGCTGCGCCTCCGTACACCGCGAGAAGTTCCGGCCGCTCGGCGGCCCCGACGGCGGCAACGGCGGTCACGGCGGTGACGTCATCCTCACCGTCGACCAGAACGTCACCACCCTGATCGACTACCACCACACCCCCCACCGCAAGGCCACCAACGGCAAGCCGGGCGAGGGCGGCGACCGCGCGGGCGCCAACGGCAAGGACCTCGTCCTGCCGGTGCCGGACGGCACGGTCGTCCTCACCAAGGACGGCGAGGTGCTCGCGGACCTCGTCGGGCACGGCACGACCTTCGTCGCCGCCCAGGGCGGCCGCGGCGGCCTCGGCAACGCGGCGCTCGCCTCCCAGCGCCGCAAGGCCCCCGGCTTCGCGCTGCTCGGCGAGCCGGGCACCGCGCGCGACGTGGTGCTGGAGCTGAAGACCGTCGCCGACGTCGCGCTCGTCGGCTACCCGAGCGCGGGCAAGTCGTCCCTGATCAGCGTGCTGTCGGCGGCCAAGCCCAAGATCGCCGACTATCCCTTCACCACCCTGGTGCCCAACCTCGGCGTCGTCACCGCCGGCGCCGTGACGTACACGATCGCCGACGTCCCCGGCCTGATCCCGGGCGCCAGCGAGGGCCGCGGTCTCGGCCTGGAGTTCCTGCGGCACGTCGAGCGCTGCTCGGTGCTCGTGCACGTGCTGGACACCGCGACCCTGGAGTCCGACCGCGACCCGGTCAGCGACCTCGACGTCATCGAGGAGGAGCTGCGCGCGTACGGCGGGCTGGACGACCGGCCGCGCGTGGTGGTCCTCAACAAGATCGACATCCCGGACGGCCACGACCTCGCCGAGATGGTCCGGCCGGACCTCGAAGCGCGCGGCTTCACGGTCTACGAGGTCTCGGCGGTCGCGCGTACGGGCCTGAAGGAGCTGTCGTACGGGCTCGCCGGGATCGTCGGCGAGGCGCGCGCGGCGCGGCCCAAGCAGGAGTCCACGCGCATCGTCATCCGCCCGCAGGCCGTCGACGAGGCGGGCTTCTCCGTCGCCCGCGAGGGCGGCGACGCGGACGGGGCGCTGTTCCGTATCACCGGCGAGAAGCCGGAGCGCTGGGTGCGCCAGACCGACTTCGGCAACGACGAGGCCGTCGGCTACCTCGGCGACCGGCTCACCCGGCTCGGCGTCGAGGACCGGCTCCGCAAGGCCGGGGCGACGCCCGGCGACGACGTCGTGATCGGCACCGGCGAGGACGCCGTCGTCTTCGACTGGGAGCCGGCCATGGCCTCCGGCGCGGAGATGCTGGGGCGGCGCGGCGAGGACCACCGCTTCGACGCCCCGCGGCCGGCCGCGCAGCGCCGGCGTGAGCGGGACGCGGAGCGGGCGGAGGAGGAGTACGAGGACTTCGACCCCTTCGCCTGACCCGGCCCCCCGGCCCGGACCGGGACCCGGCCTTGGACGAACGACGGCGGCGGCCCGCGGGATGTGCTCCCGCGGGCCGCCGCCGTTCACGGCACCGGATCCGGATCTGCGTCCGGGTCGGCGGCCGCCTCCGCGATCGCGTCGACGGGCTCGTCCGTCACCGGGTCCGTGTCGGGGACGCGGCCTAGACGCCCGCCGGCTCCTCCGGCTCCAGCTCCATCTCCTCCGCCGCGTCCCGACGCTGAGAAGGGATATCGGACTCCCCTCGCGCGTCGATGCGCGCCGCGCGCGCGTCCGCCTTGGCACACAGCGCCACCGCGGCGGCGTTGAAGCGCACCAGCGACGGCGGTTCAGACGGTCCGAGCAGGTGCTCCTTCAGCTCCGCGCGGGCCCGCACCAGGGTGTCGTGCTCCGGGTCGCGGACGGCCTGGAGCATGGCGGGGATCTGCTTCGCCTTCGGGCCGAGGATGGTGCCGGCCCGTACGGTCGGGAACTCCGCCTTGAACTCCGCCTCCGTCAGCCCGCTGGTGTTGGCGACCGCGTACGGCTTCTCGCTGGTCAGGTAGTCGGAGATGACGCTGGAGACATCGCTGACCAGCACGTCCGCGACGTTGAAGCAGGCGTAGATGCCGGGCCGGGAGTCGGTGATGACCTGGTGCTCCCAGGCGGGCAGCGAGGCCCAGTACGCCTCCTCCCAGGCGGCGGTCGCGGCCTGCACGGCCTCGGCCCGGCCGGCCTCGGGGGAGGACTGCATCAGCATCCGCTCGACCTCGTCGGCGCCGGCCCGGAAGGACGTGGTAACCAGGCCGTCCAGCTCCGCCTGCACCCTGGCCAGCTCCGCGGCGGCCTCGGGGCCCGGCCGCTCGGCGCCCCGGCCGCCCTCGGCCTGGCCGGCGGCGGCCTCGGCGACCATGGCGGCGTTCGCCTCGGCGATCATCGCCTGGATCCGCTTGTTGGCCTCGCCCGCGCGGGGGTCGACCGAGCCGGTCAGCGGGTGCGGCTTGTACAGCAGCCGCACCTTGGGGTCGGCGAGCAGCTCGCGCACGACGTTCTCGCCGGCCAGCACGACGGAGGTGTTGCCGGGGTTGCCGTCCCAGCCCTCCCAGGTGGGGGCGTACAGCACGGTGGTCAGGCCGCCGGCGGGCGGCGGGCCCGGGTACGGGCGGATCGGCGCGAGCTGCGGGCGGCCGACCTCCACCACGTCGTGATCGTCGACGCCGATGTCGGCGAGCTGGTAGCGGTCGCGGGCCGCGAGGCCCGCCACCCACACCTCGTCGTACGCCTTGGCGTACGGGTTGCAGCTCGACAGCTTGTCGCTCTCGCCGTGGTTGGTGAAGGCGTGCTTGATGGTGGGGATGCGCAGCACCTGCGAGGTCTTCCCGGAGTTCGCCGGGTGCAGCAGCATCTTCAGCGTCGAGTGCTCCAGCAGCATCAGGTCGGCGACCTTGGGCAGGCAGACGATCGGCACGTCGGTGGCGGTGATCTTCTGCACCATGAAGCGCTCGCGGAGCACGATCAGCGGCCTGCCGTCGAGGGCGGCCAGCGTGGAGACCCACATGTTGGCCTGGTACGCGGAGGTGGCGCCGCCGGAGAAGTAGAGGCCCACCGTCGGCTGGTACTCCTGCAGCCAGCCGGCGAACCACTCGCGTACCCGCTGGTCGTCGGCCGTGCGCTTGGCGGGCAGCAGCCAGGTCGCCAGATACAGGGCGCCGCCCACGCTCAGCGCCAGCGAGATGCCGAGGCCCAGCACGCCCCACACCGCGTCCGCGGTGGCGGCGGTGGTCAGCAGCCCGACCGTGACCGGCACGGAGAGGTACAGCAGGCGGTGGCTGGAGCGGCGGGCGAGGATCCGCGGCGGCGCGGGCGAGAGGCCCAGGGCCGAGACGTCGACGTTCCGGGTGACGACCGGCACGGTACGGTCGCGGCGCACCATGATCGTGACGCCCTGGATGAGGAAGTGCACCAGGTACGACGACAGCAGCATGACCGTCAGCGCGGACTGCTCCCGCAGCGGCTCGATGCCGTCGATCTGCAGCAGGCCGAAGAGGATGAGCATGTCGCGCAGCAACTGGCGGACCATGACGTCGAAGCGGACCCTGCTGAGCAGGGAGAGCAGCCCGGGCTGCCGGTGCTGCAGATAGAGGTCGAGGGCGAGGCCGCCCGCGGCCGCGGCGACGAGCAGGGGCACGTTGGGCTTGAGCGCGCCGACGAGTTGCGCGCAATACGCTGCTAGCAGCGTTGTCAGCGCCATGAGCTGCACGGCGCGGCGGGGGGCGATACCGGCGAAAGGCACGGGTGCTGACTCCTGGCAGGGAGGTCGTGAGGACGGTCCCGGGACCGCCTGGTTCCGGGGGTGGTAGGGAGTTGACCCCAGACCGTATGACGGTCACGGGGCAGGAGACAATTCTCCACCCGGCATGGGCCGCCAATCGGGCGCAAATGCGTGTAGCGGTCCTTGGCGGCCATTTCGTTTCTCATATCAGTACAAGAATTCGGGTCCCGCACGCCTCCGGGTGCCCGGAAGGGCGTCCGGGCGGGTGTCCGTACCGTGGGACGGCGCCGCGGGGCGGCCGGGAGGTGGCGTAGATTCGCAGTTCCGTACGTATGGGACGCGGGCCGGGAAAGCGCAGGGGTGCAGGTGGCAGGGGCGAGTCGGGAAGCCGCGGCGGGTGCCCGCAGGATCGTCGTGAAGGTGGGGTCGTCCTCGCTGACCACCGCGGCCGGCGGGCTGGACGCGGACCGGGTCGACGCCCTGGTGGACGCGCTCGCCAAGCACGGGGACCGGGAGATCGTGCTGGTCAGCTCCGGGGCCATCGCCGCCGGGCTGGCGCCGCTCGGGCTCGGCAAGCGCCCCCGTGACCTGGCCAGGCAGCAGGCGGCGGCCAGCGTCGGGCAGGGGCTGCTGATGGCCCGCTACACCGCCTCGTACGCCCGCTACGCCAGGCGCG from Streptomyces sp. CMB-StM0423 includes the following:
- the obgE gene encoding GTPase ObgE gives rise to the protein MTTFVDRVPLHVAAGNGGHGCASVHREKFRPLGGPDGGNGGHGGDVILTVDQNVTTLIDYHHTPHRKATNGKPGEGGDRAGANGKDLVLPVPDGTVVLTKDGEVLADLVGHGTTFVAAQGGRGGLGNAALASQRRKAPGFALLGEPGTARDVVLELKTVADVALVGYPSAGKSSLISVLSAAKPKIADYPFTTLVPNLGVVTAGAVTYTIADVPGLIPGASEGRGLGLEFLRHVERCSVLVHVLDTATLESDRDPVSDLDVIEEELRAYGGLDDRPRVVVLNKIDIPDGHDLAEMVRPDLEARGFTVYEVSAVARTGLKELSYGLAGIVGEARAARPKQESTRIVIRPQAVDEAGFSVAREGGDADGALFRITGEKPERWVRQTDFGNDEAVGYLGDRLTRLGVEDRLRKAGATPGDDVVIGTGEDAVVFDWEPAMASGAEMLGRRGEDHRFDAPRPAAQRRRERDAERAEEEYEDFDPFA